Genomic segment of Rutidosis leptorrhynchoides isolate AG116_Rl617_1_P2 unplaced genomic scaffold, CSIRO_AGI_Rlap_v1 contig84, whole genome shotgun sequence:
GAAAAAAGAGAATTACCTGGGGGTATGGTGAGAGAGGTCTAGGAGTCATATGGGAAGATTTAACTTCTTCCGTCGCTGCAGGCGGAGGTTTTGAGCTACTTGCCGTGGGAGATGGGGATGTTGGAGGCTTCAAGTCGGAATACTGCATCAGGAAATAAACATTAAAGCAAGAAAATTATTACCTAGTATAAGCATATACTACAATTAAACAAACAGATAAGTATGAATTCGTCTGAAGTATAAAACAACAAAGAAGACCATAGAATTACCGATGTGTATGGTGATAGAGGTTGTGATTCCGGCATCGGAGCTGAATTAATTTGTGGGGCCTCTAACTCTTCAGTCGTGGAAACTGACGCTGGTGTTGCCTCTGTTGGTGATGGAAGAGCCCTGCTCGTTACAAGAGAAGGTAGAAAAGCCTTGCCAATTTCCTACAACAGCAGAATACCATTATTTATAAATGCAGTTAGCATTCAGTAGTGAGGACGAGTTAATTCATGTTAATATGTATACCTTGATGTCACCAACAATCTCTTTAGGTGCAATTTTGGTATTCAAGAATTCATCAACTTGTTTAAGAGTTTGCTTCCGTTCCTGCCACACAAAACAATTAAAAGATCATACTGCATCGTTATGAACAAAAGTTTTCTATTTTCTACTTTGGTGGATTCATCATAGTTGTCTGCTGTTGCTTTTATCAAAGAGACAAACACCCATCACAGTAAGTAACAAATTAGAAATTCAAGTATTTGACAGAATGGTAGATAACTTAGGAAAACCAACCTCGGCAAATAGGAGTTTCTGACTCGTAAACTGAAAGATAGCGATTGAACCTAAAACTTGAAGGATAGTTTCTACCTGATAAGAAATATAATAAAGTGATCAAACTTGACATTCTTATTTTGacaagaaagaagaagaaataacTAAGGAGTCGACATTAACAAACCTCGGTAAATACCAATGCACCTAATCCAGTAGCTACAGCAAGCCCAATGGCCACACCAAAGTCATCCTGCACAACAAATCAGAATGTATGAATGAATATAGCCAATGTGAGTGAGCCACATAACATTCAGTTGCTATTCATTAGGAATCCGTCTGATCCATTCTCAAGGGAAACCTTCTGCAGATTGGTGTAAACCTTTCCAGATTATTAGTAAATCAAtgattagtttcataaatttccttCTATGATCTATGTTTTACTCCTTcatctctgaaaaatttaactcgggaAGAAATTGTCAACATTTGGCACGTGGGTTTAAACGCTCCCCAGGAACATAAGCAAACGGACCGGAATGCAAACAAACATACTACACGCAGTTGCAGGCAGTGAGCGAAACTAAAGGGCAACGAACAGGATTGTTTTGTAATACTACTCCTAATtatcaaaaaagaaaaagaaaaagttgCAGGGAAATTTTGAAACAATCCTAATAACATGGCAAGAAACTCTTTCGTGTCCTTGTAGCTGATCTCATTCAGATTGGGATCAAGGTTTGGGGAAAAATAATTAACTCAGAGCTAGCTTGCATTATTATTCTTCCCACTTATCCTGTTTCCTGGTAGTCTAACTATCTGCACATTATCTTAGACTTCTGGAGGTAAACAAAAAATTAGCACCAAGTTTAAGTTTCACATTAACAAGAGGATTAGAGTAAAAACTCGCAGGTCATAAATAAATATACATACTCCGAGGGCACCACTGATACTGCTAAGATCAAGACTAAACCCTTTCTTTGGCTTTAACCAAGGAAGTCCACTATTCTGCAAAAAATACATTAGGATGAATAAGTCACTAATGTTCTTATGTATTGTATGATATACTTGGAGGAATAGAGAACAAGAAATGCATAAAGTCATAAATTACCTTCCATCCCCTGGGTCCATCCGCGCCATCTTTGATGGCATAAGCAGCTTTGAATCCATTTACAGTCACCAGTTCGGCAACCAGCTCAGAACTCCCATCAAATCTGGCTTTCAtcacaaaatgctcaaacattaaCCTTACATTATCACAATCATTATTGATCAACGGCAGCCAACTTAAATAAATTACAATGCTTCTCCACTACAAGGTCTCTATATCAAATCATATAACTTTTTTACTCACTACAACCTAAAAGCAATGCTATGATATGGATATAAGccaaaataaaataattattagtagtaGTTCAGAATCTTACTTGTCAAGGATGAACAATGTAGTATCTTCAGGTTGCTTGAATTTCAATGACAGCTTGTTCAAGAACCCATTTTTATCTTCACTCTTGTAACTAACAACCACTGGCTTCTTACCCAAACCTTTGATATTAGGAGTACCCGCAAGCCGAATCTCCTTCGTTCCTCGAATATCGAGCAGCTGAGAATTGGCCTCCTCCCCTAATTTGGCATATGCATTTTTCGCAGACTGAATTCCAAATGGCTTTGGCTGCTTCAACAATTGGGACACGATTAATGGAACAGCTAAAACTGCAACACCACCAGCTATTATTATAGGATTCTCTGCTCCAAAATTGACGACACTATCGATAATGCCTATATCGACATCGGGCGTAAAACTTGTAGCAGACTGCTCTAGCGCTTCTTCATAAGTTAAAGCTTTAGCTATTTCTTGACTGCCAAGAACTGAAGAGACTAGAACTACACCTCCAAGCAAAAAATCATTCAAATTTTGTGTTTTGAGGGAAAGTGAAGAATTATTTGGGAGTTTGAGTGGTACTGAAGTGATTTTTCTCTGTTCTGTTCTTTTCTGGCAAAGAACTGATATGGGAGTCAAGCTTGCTGCATTGAGGGCTTCCATGGCATAATTTTTTAACTCAGAAAGTTGCTGTTAGGATCTCAAAATTTCTAAACTGGCGAAGCTCGGACCATCATCAGCAATGTAAGGTCAATGGAGATTTTTTAGAGATCGTGTTATTATTTAGATGGACACAGAAAGAGAAAGAAAGAGCTAGAGATTACAAGTCAAGTTTTGAGTGGGGATGGAGCTGACGTGGAATGAGATATGAGTCATCCACCACTCATTGCATGACAAGTGGAGTTGAAATGAGAGTTTGGATTATCAATTTGTGTTAGGTGGCTAGATGATGTGTAAAAGGATTGTGTGGTGTAGCTTTGGCTTTCATATGTACCACCCATTCCATTCCAAGAAACTAATAAATAAATTTTGTATAGGAAAGTTGCAGCAAGCATAAAGCAAAGACTCTTGTTGTATCTAGTTAGCTATGGGAAATTTACTGGAATCTTAGTGACATTCATATAATAGATACTCGTGGGAATATCAGGACAATCCTAGACAAGTTCTATTCCAGGAACAGAGGACAATATTCACGTCGGATCAAATTGAAGCTCTCGTCATTGTATTTGTAGGAAATCTTGAAAACAGTAACTTTACCATGTAAATTAAGTTACTGTTTGACAAGTTTGATAGCCATTTCTGGTGATCGGTCAACATTATACTAAAACCAATATCTGATGAAGATGATATTAGAGTACTATAATTTAAAGGAACAGCTGAGTAGCTGGTCATTGCCATCCGAAAGTTGTCAAGAGTAAGCAAAATTTGGGGATAAAAACTGAAG
This window contains:
- the LOC139885168 gene encoding rhodanese-like domain-containing protein 4, chloroplastic, producing MEALNAASLTPISVLCQKRTEQRKITSVPLKLPNNSSLSLKTQNLNDFLLGGVVLVSSVLGSQEIAKALTYEEALEQSATSFTPDVDIGIIDSVVNFGAENPIIIAGGVAVLAVPLIVSQLLKQPKPFGIQSAKNAYAKLGEEANSQLLDIRGTKEIRLAGTPNIKGLGKKPVVVSYKSEDKNGFLNKLSLKFKQPEDTTLFILDKFDGSSELVAELVTVNGFKAAYAIKDGADGPRGWKNSGLPWLKPKKGFSLDLSSISGALGDDFGVAIGLAVATGLGALVFTEVETILQVLGSIAIFQFTSQKLLFAEERKQTLKQVDEFLNTKIAPKEIVGDIKEIGKAFLPSLVTSRALPSPTEATPASVSTTEELEAPQINSAPMPESQPLSPYTSYADFKPPTSPTPSQP